ATGCGTCATTATTTTCTAACACAAAGGACACAATCATTCTTTTTTAAATTTTGAAAAATTATTTTTTTTATCCTAATATTGTTCTAACACTTTTGGATTTTAATATCAAAATCCTGATTAATCAGAAAATGTAAGGAATTAATATTAAATTTATATTTAAAACAATTATTTAAATGAGGTTAAAATGAAAAAAAAGAGTTTATTTTTAGTTGCAATCACGACTTTATTATTGTTCACAGCAAATATGGTTTATGCCGGATCATTAGTTATTAAAGGTTCAACAACTGTATTACCAGTAGCTCAAAAAGTGGCCGAAGCATATATGAAGGAAAATCCTGATGTAAAAATTAGTATATCGGGTGGAGGTTCTGGAAATGGTATTAAAGCCATTATTGATGGAACAACAGATATAGCAAATAGTTCAAGATTTATTAAAGGAAAAGAAGTAAAACTTGCAGTTGAAAAAGGCACATATCCTGTTCCTTTTGCTGTTGCGTATGATTGTATTGTTCCTGTTGTTCATCCATCAAATACATTAACAAATCTTACATTGGCTCAACTTAAATCTATTTACAAAGGCGATATTAAAAATTGGAAAAATATAGGAGGTCCTGACGCTCCAGTTGTTGTAATATCAAGGGATACATCGTCAGGAACATATGAAGTTTGGGAAGAAAAAGTAATGAACAAAGAAAGAGTTCACCCAGGAGCTCTCCTTCAAGCATCTAATGGTGCTGTAGCACAAGCAGTTGCTCAAAATAAAAATGCTATTGGATATATTGGTGTAGGCTATATAAACGAAACTGTAAAGCCTTTAAAAGTTAATGGCATAGAAGGCAATGAAAAAACAACATTAAACGGAACTTTTCCCATAAGCAGAGCTTTATATATGTTTACAAAAGGTTGGCCAGAAGGTGATATTGCTAATTTCATTAACTATATGCTGAATCCTACAAAAGGTCAGCAATATGTAAGAGAATCAGGATTTGTTCCTTTATATTAGAACTAAACTAAGAATTGAAATTAATATTTCTATTCCTTCCCCTCCTCCTATTTTTTTAATAAAATAACGCCAAAATAAATAAAAATTAGGAGGAATTTTTGGCATCCTTCAATTTTTTAATTTACACTTTTAATTCTGGATTCCCGCCTTCGCGGGAATGACGTGGGTGTTGTGCCGTCATTCCAGCGAAGGCGGGAATCCAGTTTAAATAAAATGTTAACTACTTTTCATGCAATATGAAGGATGTCGAATTTTTAATAAACAAAGATATCTTAAGGAATTATGATGAATCCAGCTTCTCGAAGAAATATAAAAGAATGGATAATAGAAAATACTTTTTTTTGCATAGCTTCAGCTTCTATCCTTATTTTATTGATGATTATGATTTTTCTATTTTATGAAGGTATTCCTATTTTTAAAATCGTAAGCGTAAAGGAATTTATATTTGGGAAATATTGGTATCCTACATCAGATCCTCCTGATTTTGGCATTTTTCCATTAATTATAGCTTCAATATTAGTAACTTTGTTATCAGCAATAATAGCTATTCCCCTTGGACTTATGACTGCTATCTACCTTGCAGAAATCGCATCAGCAAAAGTAAGAGAGATAGTAAAACCTGTAGTAGAATTACTTGCAGCTCTTCCTTCAGTAGTTATAGGTTTTTTCGGGATGGTAGTAGTAGCTCCTTTTTTACTCGAAAAATTTAATTTAGCAACAGGTTTAAATCTTTTTAATGCAGCAATAATGCTGGCATTTATGGCTGTTCCAACAATATGCAGCATATCTGAAGATGCAATATCTAGCGTTCCAAAAAGTTTAAAAGAGGCTTCATTAGCTCTTGGGGCTACAAGTTGGCAGACAATAGCAAAAGTAATAATTCCAGCTTCTCTATCAGGTATAAGCACTGGAATAATATTAGGAATGTCAAGAGCTATCGGGGAAACTATGGTAGTTCTTATGGTTGCTGGAGGTGCCGCAATGATACCAACGTCCATATTCGATCCTGTAAGACCAATGCCAGCAAGCATTGCTGCAGAAATGGCCGAAGCTCCTTTTAGAGGGGAGCATTATCACGCCTTATTTGCAACAGGAGTTATACTTTTTTTGTTTACTTTATTTTTTAACTTGATAGCTGATTATATCTCCCATAAGTATAAACAGGTTGGAGAAGCATCTTTATAATAATTTTGGAGAATATTTAATGAGCAACAACATAATACCTAATAACCCTTTTTACGAAAAAAAACGTAAAATAATTCAGGGTTTTTTATTTTTTCTCTTTAGAGCTGCAGCTTTTATTAATGGGTTAGTTTTAGCAATAATAGTTTTTTTTATGTTAAAAAATGGATGGAAAGCCATAAATTGGACATTTTTAACACAACCTCCAATGGATTCTATGACAAAAGGCGGCATACTTCCTTGTATAATCGGAACATTATGTCTGAGCTTAGGAGCAATGTTTTTTGCATTTCCAATAGGAGTTGCATCTGCGATTTATTTAAATGAATATGCAAAACCCAGCAAAGTTATTCGACTTATACGCCTTGGGATTAATAATTTAGCTGGCGTTCCATCTGTTGTTTTTGGATTATTTGGTTTGGCGTTCTTTGTTACATATTTAAAGATTGGTGTCAGCATTTTATCTGGAGCGCTCACACTTGGAGCTATGTCTCTTCCTATTATAATCGGTTCTACAGAAGAAGCTTTGAAATCAGTTCCAAATACCTATAGAGAAGCATCATTAGGGCTTGGCGCAACAAAATGGCAGACAATTTATAAAGTTGTTCTTCCTGCGGCGCTTCCGGGTATACTTACGGGAGCAATACTTGGCGTAAGCAGAGTTGCGGGTGAGACAGCTCCGATAATGTTTACTGCTGCTGTTTTTTATACCCCTGATCTTCCTTCATCAATCTTTGATGAAATAATGGCTCTACCGTATCATATCTATGTTTTAGCTACAGCAGGCACAGAAATTGAAAAAACTCGTCACCTTCAATATGGAACAGCGCTTGTTTTAATAGCCTTAGTATTAGGCATGAACCTTGTCGCTATAATTTATAGAGCCCGATTAAGAAAACAAAGGCAATTATAATTTAATTTTAAAAAGGAAATAAGTAATCATGGGGCAAAATGTTAAGGATAATGAATCTGAGCCTGAAAAACCTTTAAAAATGTTTTCAAAAAACTTAAATTTTTATTATGGCAAAATTCAGGCTCTTTACGATATTACATTAGAATTTAAACAGAATGATGTTACAGCTCTCATTGGGCCATCAGGATGCGGAAAAAGTACATTTTTGCGTTGCTTAAATAGAATGAATGATCTGATCCCTATAGCTAAAGTTGAAGGATGTGTTCGTCTTGATAATTCCGATATATATAGATCTTCAGTTGATGTTGTTGCACTTAGAAGGCGTATAGGTATGGTTTTTCAAAAACCTAACCCTTTTCCTAAATCAATCTTTGAAAATGTAGCTTATGGCTTAAAAGTAAATGGGATTAAAGATAAAAAATATGTCTCACATAGAGTAGAAGAAAGCTTAGTTCAATCGGCATTATGGGACGAAGTGAAGGATCGGCTACATGAATCAGCATTAGGCCTGTCTGGTGGGCAGCAGCAACGTTTATGCATTGCAAGAGCTCTTGCCGTTAAACCTGAAGTAATTTTAATGGATGAGCCTGCTTCTGCTCTTGATCCAATAGCTACACAAAAAATTGAAGACTTGATTCATCAGTTAAAACAAGAATATACTATTATTATTGTTACTCACAATATGCAGCAGGCAGCTCGAGTATCAGATGTTACAGCTTTTTTTTATATGGGTAAACTAATTGAATCAGGAGAAACAGATTCTATATTTACAAGACCTAAACTTAAACAAACAGAAGATTATATAACCGGTAGATTCGGATGATAATAAAGTGAGGAATTATGCCAAAACATTTTCACAGGGAGCTTGAAAAGCTAAAAAAAAATATTCTTACACTCGGGGCAATGGTTGAAGAACGCGTAAAAATGGCAAGTATAACGATCGAAACTCGGGATACAGAACTTGCAAACAAAATTATACGTACGGATTACGAAATAGATGATATGGAAGTAGAGGTAGAGGAAGAATGCCTTAAAATTCTTGCCCTTTATCAACCAGTAGCTGTTGATTTACGATTTTTAATAACCGTCATAAAAATAAACAATGACCTTGAGCGAATTGCCGATTTGGCTGTAAATATTGCCGAACGAATGTTAATAATAGCTAAATATGATAAGCATATTTTTACTTTTGATTATTCTCAAATGATAAAAAAAACCCAATATATGCTAAAAAAAAGCCTTGATTCCCTTGTTAATTTGGATACTGACAGCGCAATAGCTGTTTGCAATATGGACGACGAAATTGATGCAATAAAAGATGAAGCTTATGATAAAATAAAAGATGCAATAAAAGAGAAACCGTCTTATGTTGGATATTTAATTAATCTGCTTCTTATATCAAGGCATCTCGAGAGAATTGCTGATCATACAACAAATATTGCTGAAGAAGTAGTTTATTTAGTTGAAGGTGAAATTGTAAGACATAACAAAGCAGATATAGAAAAAAATGCGGTGAAAATGAATGGCAAAGGAAAAAATTTTAGTAGTAGATGATGAAGAAGACATATTGGAATTAGTCCGATATAATTTAATGCGAGATGGCTACAATGTAGTCTGTGCATTAACTGGTGAAGATGCATTGAAAAAAGCCAAAACTGAATCGTTTAATTTAATAGTTCTTGATTTAATGCTCCCTGGAATTGACGGATTAAATGTAGCAAGAACTTTAAAAAATAATCCAACAACAAAAAATATTCCTATCGTTATGCTTACAGCAAAAGGTGACGAAGCTGATATTGTAACAGGTCTCGAATTAGGTGCTGATGATTATATTACAAAGCCTTTTAGCCCAAGAATATTAATAGCTCGAATTAGAGCCGTTATAAGAAGAAAACAAGAAGGTTCTACTAATAATTTAGATATACTTAAAATGCATGAACTTGAAATTGACCCTGGCAAAAGGTCTGTTTTAGCCGGAGGAATAAGTGTTGATCTGACTTTTACCGAGTTTCAAGTTCTTTTAATACTTGCAAAAAGGCCTGGTTGGGTTTTCACTCGTAATCAAGTTGTTGATCTTGTTAGAGGGGATGATTATGCAGTAACTGATAGAAGCGTAGATGTCCAAATAGTAGGCTTACGAAAAAAATTAGGCGAATATGGAAAATATATAGAGACGGTCAGAGGTGTAGGATATAGATTTAAGGAAAATTCATGAAAAAAAAAATAAGTTTATTTTCGCACTTATTTATTTTTTATTTTTTAACAAGCTTTATAACTTTTTTATGTGTAGTTACTTTTATTTCAGATCATTTTTCTTTAATGATATTTTGCATCGGTTATGTTTCTTCTATATTTGTTTCTTCGATTTTAAGCTATATTTCATCAAAAAAAATAACTGCTCCCCTTGAAAATCTAAAAATAGGAGCTAAACTTTTTGCATCTGGCGAATTAAAAAACAAACTTCTTGTTCCGGATATTCACGAAATAGGAGAAGTTGTAAAAGTTATGAATGAAGTTGCGGCAAGTCTGCACGAAAGAATAAGAACTATAATTGATCAGAAAAATAAATTTGAAGCGGTTCTATCGAGCATGACTGAAGGTGTTATAGCAATTGACTTAAACGAAAAAATTATAAGTGCAAATCCTGCTGCAAAAAAAATATTTCGATGCTTAAATACCGAGATTGAAGGAAGAAATCTTCATGAAGTAATCAGATACCCAGGTCTTCATAAATTTGTAAAAACATCCATTTCAAGCTCAGAGCCTATAGAAGAAGATATAATATCTTTTTCAGTTGACGAACAAATCCTCCATACAAAAAGTGCTCCATTAAAAAACTCTGAAGATAAAATAAACGGCATTTTAATAGTAATAGATGATGTCACTCAGCTTAGACGGCTTGAAAACGTGCGTAGAGATTTTGCATCAAATGTTTCCCACGAAATTAAAACACCGTTAACAGCTATCAAAGGGTTTGTCGAAACGCTCATACATGAATCCATAGATAATCCCGATGAAGTTAATCGATTTTTATTAATAATTGCAAAGCATGTAAATCGATTAGAAGCTATTTTAGAAGATTTGATCCGGCTTTCCCGTATAGAAAAAGAAGCAGAACAAAACGAAATTAAATTTATTTATGCCAACATAAAGGAAGTTATTTTTAATGCCGTTCAAACCTGTATGGTAAAAGCTAAAGCGAGCAATATAGCCATAAATGTCCATTGCGATGAACATATTTTTATAAACATGGATCCTGTACTTATTGAACAAGCTTTTTTTAATATTATCGACAATGCTATAAAATACAGCCAAAAAGGAAATGAAGTCGATATTTCGGTAGATTCTTCCAATAATCACGTTATAATAAGATTTAAAGATAATGGCGTTGGGATTGAAAATAAACACCTTGCAAGACTTTTTGAAAGATTTTATCGGGTAGATAAATCAAGAAGCAGAAATAATGGAGGCACTGGACTTGGACTTGCTATAGTAAAACATATTGTTCAAGCCCATGGAGGCAAAGTTGAAGTAAATAGCACTATTGGCAAAGGAACTACGTTTTCAATTTGCCTTCCAAAATTAGATTTAAACATCTAAACCAGCTATCATAAATTTTTTCCTAATTTTTCTCTAACATACTTGTGGCAAACCTATAAAAAATTTTCATTTAGGAGCAGTTAAATGTTGTTTACTACTAATATTATGGATGTTGAGCGATTTCAAGGAGAGCTAATGACGCCTCTAGAGGATAAAAACTGGCTTTCAGCAATTGAATGTATAGATTTTGCTTATCAGCCTATAGTAAATATTCACACAGGAATATGCTATGGACATGAAGCTCTTCTTAGAAAGTATGATTTAGCTGGTTTTAAGTCTATTGATTCCTTTTTTGATACTGCATATCAAGATAAAGTTCTCCATAAAGTTGATCTTATTCTACGCAATATAGCTATAAAAAAGTTTTCTATGATTTCTAATGGAAGCTCTAAAAAAATGTTTTATAACTTAGATAATCGAATAATAACATCCGAAGATTATGAGCAAGGAGTTACCCGAAATATATTAAATAATTACAATCTTGCTCGAGATTCCCTTTGTTTCGAAATTTCAGAGAAG
This is a stretch of genomic DNA from Desulfobacterales bacterium. It encodes these proteins:
- a CDS encoding PAS domain-containing protein gives rise to the protein MKKKISLFSHLFIFYFLTSFITFLCVVTFISDHFSLMIFCIGYVSSIFVSSILSYISSKKITAPLENLKIGAKLFASGELKNKLLVPDIHEIGEVVKVMNEVAASLHERIRTIIDQKNKFEAVLSSMTEGVIAIDLNEKIISANPAAKKIFRCLNTEIEGRNLHEVIRYPGLHKFVKTSISSSEPIEEDIISFSVDEQILHTKSAPLKNSEDKINGILIVIDDVTQLRRLENVRRDFASNVSHEIKTPLTAIKGFVETLIHESIDNPDEVNRFLLIIAKHVNRLEAILEDLIRLSRIEKEAEQNEIKFIYANIKEVIFNAVQTCMVKAKASNIAINVHCDEHIFINMDPVLIEQAFFNIIDNAIKYSQKGNEVDISVDSSNNHVIIRFKDNGVGIENKHLARLFERFYRVDKSRSRNNGGTGLGLAIVKHIVQAHGGKVEVNSTIGKGTTFSICLPKLDLNI
- the pstC gene encoding phosphate ABC transporter permease subunit PstC; its protein translation is MNPASRRNIKEWIIENTFFCIASASILILLMIMIFLFYEGIPIFKIVSVKEFIFGKYWYPTSDPPDFGIFPLIIASILVTLLSAIIAIPLGLMTAIYLAEIASAKVREIVKPVVELLAALPSVVIGFFGMVVVAPFLLEKFNLATGLNLFNAAIMLAFMAVPTICSISEDAISSVPKSLKEASLALGATSWQTIAKVIIPASLSGISTGIILGMSRAIGETMVVLMVAGGAAMIPTSIFDPVRPMPASIAAEMAEAPFRGEHYHALFATGVILFLFTLFFNLIADYISHKYKQVGEASL
- a CDS encoding response regulator, which encodes MAKEKILVVDDEEDILELVRYNLMRDGYNVVCALTGEDALKKAKTESFNLIVLDLMLPGIDGLNVARTLKNNPTTKNIPIVMLTAKGDEADIVTGLELGADDYITKPFSPRILIARIRAVIRRKQEGSTNNLDILKMHELEIDPGKRSVLAGGISVDLTFTEFQVLLILAKRPGWVFTRNQVVDLVRGDDYAVTDRSVDVQIVGLRKKLGEYGKYIETVRGVGYRFKENS
- the pstA gene encoding phosphate ABC transporter permease PstA, encoding MSNNIIPNNPFYEKKRKIIQGFLFFLFRAAAFINGLVLAIIVFFMLKNGWKAINWTFLTQPPMDSMTKGGILPCIIGTLCLSLGAMFFAFPIGVASAIYLNEYAKPSKVIRLIRLGINNLAGVPSVVFGLFGLAFFVTYLKIGVSILSGALTLGAMSLPIIIGSTEEALKSVPNTYREASLGLGATKWQTIYKVVLPAALPGILTGAILGVSRVAGETAPIMFTAAVFYTPDLPSSIFDEIMALPYHIYVLATAGTEIEKTRHLQYGTALVLIALVLGMNLVAIIYRARLRKQRQL
- a CDS encoding phosphate ABC transporter substrate-binding protein, with amino-acid sequence MKKKSLFLVAITTLLLFTANMVYAGSLVIKGSTTVLPVAQKVAEAYMKENPDVKISISGGGSGNGIKAIIDGTTDIANSSRFIKGKEVKLAVEKGTYPVPFAVAYDCIVPVVHPSNTLTNLTLAQLKSIYKGDIKNWKNIGGPDAPVVVISRDTSSGTYEVWEEKVMNKERVHPGALLQASNGAVAQAVAQNKNAIGYIGVGYINETVKPLKVNGIEGNEKTTLNGTFPISRALYMFTKGWPEGDIANFINYMLNPTKGQQYVRESGFVPLY
- a CDS encoding phosphate ABC transporter ATP-binding protein translates to MGQNVKDNESEPEKPLKMFSKNLNFYYGKIQALYDITLEFKQNDVTALIGPSGCGKSTFLRCLNRMNDLIPIAKVEGCVRLDNSDIYRSSVDVVALRRRIGMVFQKPNPFPKSIFENVAYGLKVNGIKDKKYVSHRVEESLVQSALWDEVKDRLHESALGLSGGQQQRLCIARALAVKPEVILMDEPASALDPIATQKIEDLIHQLKQEYTIIIVTHNMQQAARVSDVTAFFYMGKLIESGETDSIFTRPKLKQTEDYITGRFG
- the phoU gene encoding phosphate signaling complex protein PhoU, with the protein product MPKHFHRELEKLKKNILTLGAMVEERVKMASITIETRDTELANKIIRTDYEIDDMEVEVEEECLKILALYQPVAVDLRFLITVIKINNDLERIADLAVNIAERMLIIAKYDKHIFTFDYSQMIKKTQYMLKKSLDSLVNLDTDSAIAVCNMDDEIDAIKDEAYDKIKDAIKEKPSYVGYLINLLLISRHLERIADHTTNIAEEVVYLVEGEIVRHNKADIEKNAVKMNGKGKNFSSR